acacccctgagtgacataagtcaTACTAACATAAGTACTAGGGCGTACAAGCCCTAGGATTTCATCATGTTTAATTACCACGTTAGCTAATGTCATAGAAAATCGCCTCTTTCCCATAGGATGGTCTCACCCTTTGAGTTTTGTTAACACCTATTTTAACTTAGAAGTTGGAAGAAAACctttttgttaaagattcaaagCCTCTGCTAGTTCTATCAACCTAGAGAGAATTAAGGGACAAGAGCGCTCCCACACTGTCTCTGAGTTATCCAAGGAGTCTACAGTGAAAAGAGGAAGaccaaaaaaattatttaaaaaacaaaacaaaaaaacctttcagGTTCTCTTCCTTAAAAGAAGCAAAAATTGCAGGTCCCCTTTAATTCTTTCACTGCTGATAATTTTAACAAACTCCTGAGCTAGCCCAGTAGTCTCAGAAGCACTACAGAAGAGCTGCAGCGCAGCCTCTTATACAGTCTTGGACTAATGCACTGACATGGAAATGTGCCCCTCTTCCTGAGTAAGAATGTGAATCGAATCCTTGCACTAGTACACTAGTATGTGCTATTACAAATAAGGTTCTGTACTGGAATCCTTGCACTGATGTGGAAAATCCAGCATGTGTCTCCGACTAGTAATTGGATTCTGAACATGATATCTGGGCTCCAACTAACCTGGGCTGTGAGGGAGTGTTGCAGCTGTCATTGAGAGGACTGATTTTATCAGCTCTGTATGGCTCAGTGGAAAAAGTGCAGGAAAAAGCAAAACAGACAGTTCAGATGGAGTGTATAGATACAGAGCCTCcattccctgcagccccctggaaGCTGTGGGGTGGAGCTGCTGAAGTAAAGGCTAATTGTGTACAGTGATCATCACTTAGGATTTTCTCTAATCCTATGTATTTGGAGCAGAAAGAGGTTTTAATGTGACCAGCTCCCTCCCTCCAAATCCTGTACACTCATTGGTTAGTGGTGGTTTCCTTGCACAACATGGCATGTTATCATAGACGCCAATCAGAACAGAGGGCTTCCTCTTGCTCTGATACATTGCTCTAATGCACGTCTTATGAGAAGAGTGTTTCACTCCAGGCTGCACAGTCTGAGCTTCCCCCTCTTCCTGGCCTCTTGATTTCCTGCTTTCCATGGGGCAGCAAGCTTCTTCCTTGTCTTTCCCAACTTACTTCTTGTTTTCTTATATTTTCAAGCTCCTAGGAACCCTGTCACCCATGTGGggacaggctgggctggtgggggcaGCCCTAGTGATGGGTTCTCAGCTGAGGGTGAGGTGAAGTACAAAGAAAGAGGAGTTTCCCATGCTTATTTCAATTTCTATCTGACCAGAGTTCTCCATAGCCTCTTCTTTTTCCTGATGATGATCTCAGGCCGTTGCAGTTGCTGTCATCTCTGCAGGCGTGCAGCAGTGGAATCTTGACCTGGGGGTTGTGGCCACTCTCCCCTTCCTCTAGTGATAAAaatatggaaaaggttgagaaccactgtcctagagcaTCTGTGTAATAAAGAGACTGTCCATGGAAGAGAAGTTGGAGCTGTCGTTTTCCCAGTgaggggctgcagtttgccgGTTAGTATTATTCCATCTGTCAAGTCTCAAGTATTTCTCTCCTTCTTGGTGTGCACTTTCAACAGCAGCAGATACTCCTAAGGCACTAACTTATCTGCTTTACTTGTTCAATAAGGTCCCAGTAGAAGGAACTAATGAACAAAATATCTGATATAAGAGCAAACTAATTCCAAGGCAAAAAGTATTGAGGATAAGAAATCTTGGCCAGTTAGCAGCCTCCGAATTGCTCCCAGCTGCCTAGAGCAGGTGAGGCTGAGGCTGCCTGATGGAAACTGCTGACTCCTAAACTGTGGGGCGAGGGTTAATTTCATTCCAGAAAGTGACAAGCACTTCAGGATACTCTCTCTGTTATGGGGATAGGTTGCTCTTAAGATCTACCACCCTTTCTCTAGTTTACAGAACATACAGCCACATCTATGGTCCTCGTAACCCAGGAGTTTCTCCACCTCTCCTGAAGGATGTAGGTTTTATGCCAAAGGGCGTTAAGGCAGTGGGTTCACGTCATAGTTTTTGTGCAATCATTGTCCGCTGTTCTATTGCAATCTTCAGACTTgtgtatttttgatatttttgaaatgtgttaacttttTTAACTTGTCACATGAGCTAGAGCATGTTAAAGAGAAATTGCAGCAAAACGATTTTCCAtgcctttgttttaaaatgaagcatATACTATTTTATGTACCTGACTCTAGCATGCAGCTATAACAATGCCCCTCTTTCATTGTGTGTGGAAGTAGATTGTTTACTGAATGCCCCTTCAGCACTGCACCCACTGTATGTGACAGCAAAAGGAGGAAGAGCCTTGGGGTGAAAATGTGATTCCATTGATTCTTTACTAAGATATACAGAACAGTTCAGAAAGGAAGAATATTTTTGATCAACTTTTCAGCGGACATAGCAATAAAGATTTTTACTTTCATCTAGGCGTATATTCTGTTTATGTTAATGCACTGGAGAGAACTTGCATAGTGCCACAATCATGCCATGATGTGAGCACAGTTGTGACCAGCTTTATCCAGGACGGTCTCAGGCCATGTTTACACTAgtgaccttacagcggcacagctgtaccaatgcagttgcaccgctgtaagatctctcgtgtAGACACCCTATGCCGACATAACACTGTGTACCCTAGTACTTATGCCGGCAGAACTTATACTGCTCAGGgggctgttgggtttttttatcacccttgagcaacataagttttgctgacataagtggtagcgtAGACACGGACTCAGTCATCTGGCTGAGTGGGCTTCTGCCACCCAATAGGGCCTCCTCCTTATAAAGTACTTGTAAAGAATCTTCAAGGTGGAATTTCTTCATGTGAAGAGGAGTTCTGTAGCTTTGCCTCAAAAGTACTTTGTTGTGCAGCTCTTCAGCGGTATCTGCAGCAGATAGTAAGTGGAGAATCATTAGCCTGTGGCTAGGACTGACACAAGCCACTGTGCctagacatgtttcagagtagcagccgtgttagtctgtattcgcaaaaagaaaaggaggacttgtggcaccttagagactaacaaatttatgtgagcataagcgtGAACTTCACAGCGAATACACTGGGTAACACTACCGATTTGGCTGCTAAGGGTTCTGCAGGTTGCAGGAATAGAGTTTTCCTCTCCCTGTATTTTTGGGCTAATGGAGGGCAGATAATTCACCTCTTGCCTTGCGAGTTGAAAGAAGGATTTGCTAAATAAAtactgtttcccctcccacttacCTAGCGGATGAGTGACAGGTACCAAAAGAGGGCACTACCAAGCAAAACCAGGTATACTTCAGCTGATAATTGGCTTTTATGaatctttttcttttactgcCATATCTCTGGCTCCACCCCCCGCTTTGTGATCTCGTGTGATGCTTTAGAGTAGACTGGTGCCAATTAAATAAGAGAAACACTAGAggttaaaaggagtacttgtggcaccttacagactaacaaatttatttgagcataagctttccactctatgcatccgatgaagtgagctgtagctcacgaaagcttatgctcagataaattggttagtctctaaggtgccacaagtactccttttctttttgcgaatacagactaacacggctgctactctgaaactagaggTTAAACATCACTTGTATTCACTGCAGGGTTTTTAAGCAGTCCTGGCCAGTCATGTTGGTTCTGCATGTTTTCCATGTGGTCAGTGCTAATGAAGGGGATGCTATACATAGGGGCTGTTatgaaatgacatttcattttgaaggTTGTTCATGGTTTCATAGAGCCACTGCCCCATTATAGTCCATAAAAAAgtcaaactttttaaaagagTAAAGTTCACCTTTAATTGTTTATAAAGAATACAAGGAAGAGCTCAGCATTTAATATCTTTACTGTAAAGCGTGGAAGCTTTATTGTGAGATCTGACAGCAGAATTTTCATAGCTGTACTCTGTTTTCCAAAGTCTCATATCTTGCTCAATCTACGCTGATTAACTTTGCTGACTACACCAAGACCAGACACATTTTATACAGAAAGGTGCCCCTGCCAACCCCGCAGAGAGTATGAAACAAATAGAGCATAGGAGTGGAGGGGACCCCCTGGCTCACTGAGTGCAGGCCCCTGCTACCGCAGAACCCCCCCCCCTCATATAATCCTATTTGTAAATTTATCAAGTTCTATCTTAAAATCCTTTATGCTCTCACTGCTCCTATTGCAAGGCTTTTCCAGAATCTCCCATCTCTGATGATTGGAAacctaatttccagcctaaatttactcAGGGACAGAAGAGAGATTTATATCACACATTGGTcttaaaatggaaacaaacttgtcTCTGGCATGGCTTCTCTATCATGGTAATATAAATGCCTGGCTCAAAGGGTTAATACAAGCTCTGCACTGATTAGAAGGAATTCATTTATAGGTCAACTCTCCTAATGGAGTCTTCTGCACAATAAATTCCTAGCAGAACGACTCTGTGCTATAAGAAAAAGTAACTCTTTGTAAAAGGGGGCAGCAGAATGACAGCTGGTGATCTGGCACAGAATGTTATAGTAGTACTCTTGCATCGTATAAACttatttttcttcaagtgatggtccccgTTATATATCACTGAGGGGCTTATGCATGCGCACCATGTGTCTGGAGCTAGATAATTTGAAATTGATAATATCTTTCTTCAGCTGAAACTATAGGGAGACTTTACCAAGGGGGAATGTACCTTCCCCCTGGGGTTCAAAACAGGCAAGTACTGTTAACAGTTCTGGAAAAGCACCACAGGACCCTTATTCTGGACAGATGCTGTTTAGAGCTCTGTGCACCACAGTCCCTTGACACCATTAGCTGGAATTCGTAGTGATTCACTGCCTGCAGCACCTATCTGGCTTTTCTAAGGGAATCAAAGGACTGAGCAAGCTTGGGTTAGTGCTGCTTCAGACAGATTTGGTGAGAGTCCAGGTTATACATCAGGCCAATTACTTTATGGGACTCTCATTGGTCTCTAATATTTTATCATCTAGTTCTTCCCTGCATTATATCAAAAAGAGACTAACTTTGGCAGCCTGTGAATGAAAGAATAAAAGTCAGTGAAAAACACACTCTTATCCAGAACATTTTGCTTAGAAATTTTATACCTAGAGAAAGAGTTGGCCTGCAGGTGCCACTGCTAGTGGCTAAGACTGCTTGTTACCCTGGCTCTGCCTCACTATGAGGAGGCCAGCAGTGCCAAGAATACTCAACTGCTTCACTAGCTGCACCACTGAGCTCTGGAAGATCCTGATGAAAGTTCATTTTTCTATCACATTGTGGAGTGAGAACCATGCTAATTTCATAACATGTCTAGGAGTCTCCCAACAGTGGCTGCCTCCCCAGCAGTGCCTGCTAGCTCACAGTCCATTTAATCAATATAGCCCCTCTCCCTTTGCAAAGATCTTTGCCATTACTTTGTAGGGCTGTGTGTAGCTAGATGCCTACCACTGTGCCATAGGCCAAACATGCCAGGAGCCTGCACGTGGCTTCCAGAAGCAGCCACTTCCTAGCGAGAGAACCTGCAGAGGCATGGACCTTCCAACAAGGAAGCCCAGTGCTAGTACTCAGCTCTCCAACAAGAAAGTCAAGCCGCTCTATATAAGAAGAGCTCTGAGGATGGTGAACTGCTGATCCAGCTGCTGGATTTGCACCAGTGCTTGGCCCTTGAAGGGTCAGTAGCAATTATCATTGAAGCCACCATCTGTAAAGCCAGCACTGAATCCATAAAGAACAAAATAGGAAGTGAGCACAAAGAGCCAGAGCATTCAGTAACCCCTGGATTAACTGCACCACACGTGGGAGAAGAGGAGCAACTCAGTGAAATACACAATGCTGTGGGGCATGCCTCCCCTTCACTTCAGCCAGGCCTGACCTGTCCGCCCACCACTCTGGAGTGCCCGACCCTAGTTAGCTGACTCAGTTTGTAGCAGAGGCAGACGGGCCAGAAAGTCTGAGCTTAGCTCAGCTAGCACCTGCGGGGCCAGTGCCGAGTCTTTTCTAGTGCTtggcccagctccagcagggctCTCAATCAGCTGGAGACTGTGAGCTCATGttataaaccaaaaaaaaaaaaaaaaaagcttcaagaTACTCCCATCTAGCCATAAACAAAGGCCAGGGGGTGTTATGCCCTCCAGCATGAGAACACATGCTCTACAGAATTTAGGTAAATGCCTGTCCACCCTGAGCTCTGCTCAGACAAGGACATGGCTATTTCTTGTTCCCTTGAGTTGTGTTGGGCCTCTATtacagggagagaaacagcacaaaCTGCCTTCCACACTGGCGAAACAGTGCAGGGGAAAAGCAGAGAcaaggggaggaaaaaagcaaCAGCACTAGCTTACACCAGAAATGGGTCTTCCTGCCCCTCTCACCCAAAGGATGTGGCCGCCTGCCAAGCCAGCTGGCCAACTCTCCACATGTAGCAGAAgggaaaaagggggtggggggggatatgtgccttttgccatcaaATACTGCCAGGCTCCAGCCATTCCCACAAGAGGGCCTGCTCCATCTATCTCCGGGCTGCCAGCCCTTCAGCTGAGCACCATACTCCCCATACCAGGAACCAAAAGCAACACCGCCGACACAGTGCCTCAACAttcccctggggctgaagcagccaTTGTTAGGGATGCCGATTTTGGGTGGATGTAGTCCTTGAGGTTCtctcacatgacaatctttaattaaaaattaatctttaattcctggagactccaggatactcctggaggattggcaaccctagccattGTCACTCTTGAGGTTCAAATCTGTAGGGAGCCCTGGAGCACCTTCACTTTGGCCATTCAGCTAAGTGGTGAAGGTGGTGGGGATAGTGTCCCACCATAGTGGGATGAGTTATAGAAACTGTATTTAATAGGATGGTCTTCTCTTGTTGCCACTGTGATCCATTACATTCCCAGGCCTTCATCCCATTTCCCCATGGGTTGGTCACAGGCTCAATCCTAGGTGCTAATGAACATGTAAACCCCTTCccccgctgctgctcctgctctgctagGCTCCACACAGGCATGCAGCGCTCAGCTAATCATTAGGGTCACACTCCAGACAAGCTGTGAAGCTTCTACTGCCTGAGTGACGTCACTTTGctttatggcagtggttctcaaacttttgtactggtgacccctttcacacagcaagcctttgagtgcgacccccttataaattaaaaaacacttttttatatattaaacaccattataaatgctggatgcaaagtggggtttggggtggaggctgacagctcgtgaccccccatgtaataacctcaggaccctctgaggggtcccaacccccagtttaaGAACCCCTGCTTTATGGGAACAATGGTTGGTGTTTGTCCTCACTCACCCTTCCGCTAATGATCGGGTTTGTAGAATCATTTTCTTATACGatcaattacatttaaaaaaaataagaaccaTGGTTTAAAGGTGACACCCTGAAACGTGAGGAAGCACAGGCTCAGAGGAGAGCTAGTGGCAGGGTTTAGTGGCCGAACCTGGGCTCTCTTCCTATGTCAttctctcctgctccctgcactCCTGTAGCAAGCAGCTGGGAATCAAAGTTGTTCAAACATGCAGCGATGGGAGGAGAGACGACGTCCCGTTGTGATTAAGGTCAAGTGAAAAGCTCAATCTTAGCTAATGAACAAGGTATCTTGCCAAGCGCTGGTAGCTCTACCTTGTATGGGAGGAACGGGACTATGGCCAATGAGAGAGCTGGGACATCTTGCTTGAGCAGATCAGGAGATGGAGGGGTCCCTCTACTCCCAAGATACTGAGCTCAGCACAAGCAGTAAGCTAGTCACTGCTAACAGAGGCAGAGCCAAGGAGCAGATGTGGATTATGGAACTAAGAATGCATCTGTTCCACTCACATTCACAAGATTTAAATGTGAGGGCTGGTTAAGAGAAGCTTGGCTCTAGCTGGAGCTGTTCTCTCATGGTAGGGGTGCTTGTTGTGGCCATGGTCCTGTATTCTGATTGTAGCAGTGCAGATGCAACGTCCTGAGACAGGGAAGAGGGTGCTGCCCCTTCTTGGTGTCCAGGCTGGCAGCCACAGAGAGAGATGAGCTCGTAGGACAGCTTGGCTATGAACAAGCCACACTAAAACTCATACATTTCCACTGGCTTCTCTCTCAGCTGATGAACTGTTTTGTATCCCCTGACAGCAAGGCCAGCACTGACTAAGAACACCACAATGGCAATGCAGCTAAAGAGCCCAGCTGCTATCTCTGCCCCATGCACACTGCAGCTGAATCCTTGGTAGCCTTTGCTTTGGtagagattctctctctctttgcacaCTGGAGAATCGTAGGCATCCAACAGAAGGTGGAAGTAGAAGTacagagcaggcaggaagccaAGTGCAATCAATATGTCCAGGGTGCATTCgagcagcagccaggctgggaaATGCCATGGCAGCCGCAGCACACCAACCAAAACCAGAAGGCAAGAGAAGGCCATCAGGGCCCCTCCCACAGCCATTGCTGCTCTTGTTGTCGGCAGCTTTAATTGGTAGAACTGGGTGTCAAGTTGCTGGGctttttccccctctgccccatcaAAGCCACTATAAGCCCCTCCATACTGGTAGTAGTAAATGCCCCCCAAGTTGGGAATGCCGGTGTAACCGCCTGTTGAGCTGTAGGACACAGAGCTGCAGATCAGGATCAGCATGGTCAGCAGAACTTCCACCAGCTGGCAGCAAGCTGCAAAGATGAACAATTCAAAGGCCAGTTAGCAGTGGGTCTCTTATTGAGAAGGTCCTGCACCCCCCATAACTATAAGAGGGCTGGCTTCTCTCGCAGCAACACAGAGGCATGAGGGAGGGTTTGCCTGTTGCTGACCATGAAGTAAGTAGTTGAAGCTCCCTTTCACTGAGAGAAAGATGATCACGGGACAACATGCAAGGCCCACCTTTTCCTCACCAGTTTCCTGATGACATTAACCTGTGCATTTTCCCATGACTGCAAAGCCCAACTTTTTCCTTAGGTGTCTGATGACAGGGCAGATATACAGCCATACAGCATAGTGGGGAACTACTCCTCACAGTCCTACTGTTGTTTCAATTGTTGTTGAAATACCTGGAGCTCTGGAGAGGGGCTTGCAATTGTTACAAATCCAAATAAATCAAGCAGCTTGATTAATACGAGAGCTCCTCACCTGCCCTCTGAATGCGGGGGGCAGACCAGAAGGAGAAGCCAAGTTCCAGCCAATCTGCTTtaggagggagaaggagagacTATTTTGCTTTGATCTTTATATTTTAAGGGCCTTTTTTCTTAcgtgctaagcacccacaactTCAGATAAATCCATGGGTCCTGCAGGCACTCTCATGCTGAGGGGTGTGACACAGCTACCTTGACAGACAGGATCAACAACTCACTAATGCAAACAAGCCAGCAGCCCCAGAGCATGAAATAAGGCAGCTTTTAGCAGGCTCTGAAAATCTAATTTGTTTTTAACTTGCTTTAAACCCCATGAGGCACACAGCCTTACCAAGGGGCATCCCTTATCACCACTGTATGCCATGGACAGGACAAGCCTCACATCTTTGCAAAGCACTCAGCCACTTAGGGGTGCAAATGAAGAATCCATCTGAGGCAGGGCCAGCAGGGAACAGCCTGTATTCCAAAGCTAGGGAAGGGCCAATTTGCTGGCAGGCGGGGAACATGCTATACTCCTAGCCTTCTCTCTCCCCGAACATTCAGAGCCAGCAGTAGCTGCACATGCTACTGGATTCAATTAGCCGCCTTCAGCGTCCATGGTGGTATATGGCAAATTAACTGTGCCAAACATCTCAGCCCCTGTACCCAAAAACTGGCAGTCTATGCACTTGCTCCAGTGGAGGGAAGAGTCTTAGGAGTGAAGGGTGCACAGAAATTTCACCCTCACCCCTACTAAACCAGCATAAAGGAACTTGGTCATACACCCTCTAAACTGTCCAGCCAGAGAAGGCAGCAGAGAGCCCATGTGATGGTTCAGTACTGGGTGCAGACCCTGACTTTACCCCTAAGCATTACATGACACCGGTGGAGGATACGGGAGGCTAGTTGCTGTGCGAGGCTGGATTTGCTGTAAAACAGTATGAAGGAGAAAAGGGGCAGCTTTTTAAAGTAGGAGACTTGACAGCAACTTGACTCTTTCGGAGCAACTAACTCACTCATGCAAAGGCACCAAAACCCTCCCCCATTCCATGCTCCCAGGCAGGTT
This genomic stretch from Lepidochelys kempii isolate rLepKem1 chromosome 12, rLepKem1.hap2, whole genome shotgun sequence harbors:
- the MARVELD3 gene encoding MARVEL domain-containing protein 3, which translates into the protein MAERERRSRRQPGGARAVSGPPRGPRPGREEHPPVLPSPKRGTSCERPECYQAEPSGLLECYQCRYLCTARACCQLVEVLLTMLILICSSVSYSSTGGYTGIPNLGGIYYYQYGGAYSGFDGAEGEKAQQLDTQFYQLKLPTTRAAMAVGGALMAFSCLLVLVGVLRLPWHFPAWLLLECTLDILIALGFLPALYFYFHLLLDAYDSPVCKERENLYQSKGYQGFSCSVHGAEIAAGLFSCIAIVVFLVSAGLAVRGYKTVHQLREKPVEMYEF